In Vibrio echinoideorum, the following proteins share a genomic window:
- a CDS encoding sensor domain-containing diguanylate cyclase, with amino-acid sequence MNTSIKKLISQFLCTIFALGLVPALYINSEFDRVEAQHTLNIKQSSQNQIEYSFHELAIIVEQISNSVPSIANSQTLLRAIEEPSIVHKEALEDLWVMLARGQQYYSQLRYLDLEGNEVYRINYNNNNATIVPVNKLQDKSARSYFKTLQQLKIGDVSSNGIDLEIENGEVVHPLMPALRIMTPVASEDRIIGYFIANLNMLEVYDRLLYQIGTSSAVPVILNRTGHVIMGPDIDESFGHLIESRSDKTYAKLYPELWKAIQENTSSSYFDGKNWYFHSDISPKIKQFEGPIYLVLHVENQLFSSQYLQEKQAIFVQVITLSFLISMISAGFVLWNSNHKKNSIDSQLAKAAMNGMSALVITDRNNRIIKVNQEFTRVSGYELEEVKGRQPSMFASGRYNQEFYIKMWSVIQKKGMWEGEVINRRKDGSLITEILRIQTIKDSKGIIQFYVASFVDISKHKELEKKLRNLSEKDALAECWNRRKFDLELRDECSRVNRYPTREQSCLAILDIDHFKRINDRFGHDYGDRVIQTVAQVLQRECRETDFVARIGGEEFGVILPHTTTEEAEYVLNRLRIAVSIELDNVVTISGGITNLTNDPTLNYKCADLALYEAKAIGRNSVCLFLDSEMSEIA; translated from the coding sequence ATGAATACGAGTATAAAAAAACTAATCAGCCAATTTCTATGCACCATATTTGCCCTAGGATTAGTCCCTGCCCTCTACATCAACTCTGAATTTGACCGGGTCGAAGCCCAACACACGTTAAATATTAAGCAATCCAGCCAAAATCAAATTGAATACAGCTTTCATGAGCTCGCAATAATTGTTGAGCAAATCTCCAACTCCGTGCCTTCTATTGCAAATTCTCAAACACTACTGCGTGCGATCGAAGAACCTTCGATTGTTCATAAAGAAGCGCTAGAAGATCTATGGGTGATGTTAGCGCGCGGACAGCAATATTATTCTCAACTTCGCTACCTCGACTTAGAAGGTAATGAGGTTTACCGCATTAACTACAACAACAATAACGCGACGATAGTTCCAGTTAATAAGCTTCAAGATAAGTCGGCTCGTAGTTACTTTAAAACGCTTCAACAATTAAAAATTGGAGACGTAAGCTCCAACGGTATCGATTTAGAGATTGAAAATGGTGAGGTTGTCCATCCTTTGATGCCAGCCCTAAGGATAATGACACCCGTCGCATCAGAAGATCGTATTATTGGCTACTTTATCGCTAACCTGAATATGCTCGAGGTCTACGACCGTCTTCTTTATCAAATCGGTACGTCATCAGCCGTCCCTGTTATTCTTAACAGGACCGGACATGTCATCATGGGTCCGGATATCGATGAATCGTTTGGGCATCTTATTGAATCTCGTTCAGATAAAACCTACGCGAAGCTTTACCCGGAACTTTGGAAAGCCATTCAAGAAAATACCTCTTCTAGCTACTTTGATGGTAAAAACTGGTATTTCCACTCAGATATCAGCCCTAAAATAAAGCAATTTGAAGGACCAATTTATTTGGTTCTTCATGTTGAAAACCAACTGTTCAGCAGCCAGTACCTACAAGAAAAACAAGCTATATTCGTGCAGGTCATCACCTTATCTTTCCTAATTTCTATGATCTCTGCTGGTTTTGTTTTGTGGAACAGTAACCATAAAAAGAACAGCATAGATAGCCAACTGGCCAAAGCAGCAATGAACGGTATGTCTGCACTGGTCATTACCGACAGAAATAACCGAATCATTAAAGTTAACCAAGAATTTACTCGAGTCAGTGGCTATGAACTGGAAGAAGTAAAAGGTCGCCAACCATCGATGTTTGCCTCTGGGCGCTATAATCAGGAGTTCTACATCAAGATGTGGAGCGTAATCCAGAAGAAAGGCATGTGGGAAGGCGAAGTGATAAATCGTCGCAAAGACGGTTCATTGATTACCGAAATACTTAGAATTCAAACCATCAAAGACTCGAAAGGCATTATTCAGTTCTATGTCGCGTCATTTGTTGATATCAGCAAACACAAAGAACTTGAGAAAAAACTGAGAAACTTGAGTGAGAAAGATGCGTTAGCAGAGTGTTGGAACCGACGTAAATTCGATCTTGAACTTCGCGATGAGTGTTCTCGTGTCAATCGTTACCCAACTCGAGAACAATCTTGCTTAGCTATCTTAGATATTGATCATTTCAAACGCATTAATGACAGGTTTGGTCACGATTACGGTGACCGTGTCATTCAAACGGTGGCTCAAGTATTACAACGTGAGTGTCGTGAAACCGATTTTGTCGCTCGCATCGGAGGTGAAGAATTTGGTGTAATTCTGCCTCATACCACAACCGAAGAAGCGGAATACGTACTCAATAGGCTGAGAATCGCGGTCAGTATCGAGCTCGATAACGTAGTTACCATAAGCGGTGGAATCACCAACCTGACGAACGACCCTACCCTCAATTACAAATGCGCGGATTTAGCACTATACGAAGCAAAAGCAATAGGTCGAAACAGTGTGTGTTTATTCCTCGACAGCGAAATGAGCGAAATTGCCTAG
- a CDS encoding formate--tetrahydrofolate ligase codes for MLSDIDICRSTPLKNISEVAEQAGLQHDEHQPLGQYKSKVSLTSLDRLASLQDGKLVVVTAITPTPLGEGKTVTTIGLAQGLAEINQSVMACIRQPSMGPVFGIKGGAAGGGYSQVAPMEQLNLHLTGDIHAVTAAHNLASAAIDARLYHEQREGLQAFETRSGLKSLDIDPSRIVWRRVLDHNDRALRMITVGKNEAGKTINGFEREDGFDIAAASELMAILALADDLQDLRKRIGRVVLAYNHQGLPLTADDFNVAGAMTVTMKDSIEPTLMQTLEGVPTLIHAGPFANIAHGNSSIIADKIALKLSDFVVTEGGFGSDMGFEKACNIKVKASNKKPDCAVVVATLRGLKANSGLYDLRPGTPLPDSIFNDDQDALTAGFENLKWHINNVKQYQVPTVVAINQFPQDSAQELDALKQMVIEFDPSVRVEVSEAFGKGGEGAIKLAHAVVNACQHACEFKPLYHSEQSLEEKLMAVAEVGYGASSISLSPLAKQQLKEFNKHGYGGLSVCLAKTPLSISTEAHIKGAPTQFDVPVRELKLCAGAGFIYALCGNVMTMPGLPDKPAFMSLDIDNNGNIIGLS; via the coding sequence ACCAACCATTAGGGCAATACAAGTCTAAAGTGTCCCTAACATCACTGGATCGCCTAGCTAGCTTGCAAGATGGTAAATTAGTTGTCGTGACCGCGATTACCCCAACTCCCCTAGGTGAAGGAAAAACCGTCACCACCATAGGTTTGGCACAAGGGCTCGCTGAGATCAACCAATCAGTAATGGCCTGTATTCGTCAGCCTTCGATGGGGCCAGTTTTTGGTATTAAAGGTGGCGCAGCCGGTGGTGGTTACTCTCAAGTCGCCCCTATGGAACAATTGAACTTGCACCTCACCGGTGATATTCATGCTGTAACAGCCGCTCACAACCTTGCCTCTGCCGCTATCGACGCTCGTTTGTATCACGAGCAGCGTGAAGGATTGCAAGCCTTTGAAACACGCTCTGGCTTAAAATCATTAGACATCGATCCAAGCAGAATCGTGTGGCGCCGTGTACTTGACCACAATGACCGCGCGCTGCGCATGATCACCGTTGGCAAAAACGAAGCTGGTAAAACAATAAATGGCTTTGAGCGCGAAGACGGGTTTGATATCGCTGCAGCCTCAGAGTTGATGGCAATTCTTGCACTTGCTGATGACCTTCAAGATTTACGCAAACGTATTGGTCGTGTCGTACTCGCGTATAACCACCAAGGTTTGCCATTAACCGCAGATGACTTCAACGTTGCAGGCGCGATGACAGTAACAATGAAAGACTCGATTGAGCCAACATTGATGCAAACCCTTGAAGGCGTGCCGACACTCATTCACGCGGGACCATTCGCGAATATAGCCCACGGAAACTCTTCGATTATTGCCGACAAGATAGCGTTGAAGTTGAGTGACTTTGTAGTGACTGAAGGTGGCTTCGGCTCTGACATGGGGTTTGAGAAAGCTTGTAACATCAAAGTGAAAGCATCAAACAAAAAACCTGACTGCGCAGTCGTTGTAGCTACATTACGCGGATTAAAGGCTAACTCTGGATTGTACGATTTAAGACCAGGCACTCCGTTACCGGATTCGATTTTTAATGATGACCAAGACGCCCTGACTGCTGGCTTCGAAAACCTTAAATGGCATATCAACAACGTTAAGCAATACCAAGTGCCAACGGTAGTAGCGATTAATCAATTCCCACAAGATTCTGCTCAAGAGCTCGACGCATTGAAACAGATGGTCATCGAATTCGACCCAAGCGTTCGCGTTGAAGTAAGTGAAGCGTTTGGCAAAGGTGGTGAAGGTGCGATTAAGCTCGCCCACGCAGTGGTTAATGCTTGTCAACACGCCTGTGAATTTAAGCCTTTGTACCATTCGGAACAGAGCTTGGAAGAAAAGTTGATGGCGGTGGCTGAAGTTGGGTATGGAGCGTCGAGCATTTCGTTATCACCTCTTGCGAAACAACAACTCAAAGAGTTCAACAAGCATGGTTACGGTGGCCTATCCGTATGTTTGGCCAAAACACCATTATCTATCTCTACCGAAGCTCATATAAAAGGCGCACCGACTCAATTTGATGTACCAGTTAGAGAACTAAAGCTTTGTGCAGGTGCGGGCTTTATTTATGCTTTGTGTGGCAACGTAATGACAATGCCCGGCCTACCCGATAAACCGGCGTTCATGTCGTTAGATATTGATAATAATGGCAATATTATCGGATTAAGCTAG